In Massilia sp. METH4, the genomic window CCGGTCCAGGCGGCGCTGTCGGCGTCGGCATTGCTGTCCTGCGTCGTGTAGCGGCCGGCCGTATCGAGCAGCACCGCTTCGTCGGTGAACCACCAGTCGCAGTATCGGGTGCCGCCGATGCCGCCGATCGCGCCATTGCCCATGCTGCCTGCCAGCGGAAATTTCAGGCCGGAGCGCGTGAGCGCCGTCGTCTTGCCCGTGCCGGGCGCGCCGATGATCATGTACCAGGGCAGCTGGTAAAGCCCGCCCCGCCCGCCCGTGCGCGACTTGCGCAGGATCGCCAGCGCCTCGCGCATGCGGACATTGAGCTCGGCCATCTCCGCTTGCTTCTCGGGGCTGGCCCCCGGGTCCGCCGACTTGTGCTGGGCCGCCAGGCTTTCCATCAACTTCAGGTTGGCCAGCTTCACGGCCAGCATCCTGCCGCCGAACCAGAGAGCCCACGCGAGCAGCAGCGCGACGATCCAGTACCAGCGCACCCGTTCCGCGGCGAACGGCGCATGGCCGTCGAAGGACAGCAGCGGCGCCTCGAACCAGATCACGAGCGACAGCAGCAGCACGCCCAGCAGGGCCAGCACGGGCGGCTTGACCAGCCAGTGGAACAGCTTCTTCATCGCGCGCCTCCCTCGGGCGTGGGCGTGGCCACGATGATTTCCACGCGCCGGTTGCGTGCCCGGTTGGCCGGCGTGTCGTTCGGTGCCAGCGGTTCCGCCTCGCCATGGCCTTCCACGTCGTAGCGCGCCGGCGGGCCGGCCTTCAGTGCCAGCAGGTCGCGCACCGTCGCGGCGCGGGCGCGCGACAATTCATAATTCGACGGGAAGCGTGCCGAAAGGCCGGGCCGCACATTGTCCGTATGCCCCACTACCAGCACCCTGCCGGGTACCGTAGCCAGCGCCGCGCCGATGCGGCCCAGCAGCGGAAGGTGGGCGGGTGCCACTTCGCCGCTGCCCGAGGCGAACACGCCGTCGCCGCGCAGCGTGATCGTCGAGCGCCCGTCCCGGTCCACCACGCTGACGAGGCCCTCGGCGATTTCCGGTGCAAGGAAAGTGGCCAGGTGCGGCGGCCTGGCGGTGGCCGGTGGCGGCGCGGGCGCCGCGGCAGGCGGCCGCGCCGCCTTCAGCGACAGCAGGTTGGCGAACCCGGGATCGGACGCCTGCCCCAGCCGGTACGACAGCACCAGTTGCAGCGCCAGCAGCAGCACGGCGCCGGCGGCAGCCACGATCCACACGGGCACGGCGCGCCACAGCGGTTCGCCCTTGCCGCCCTGCCCCTGCCAGTGCACCGACAGTTCCGGTCCGGCCGTGCCGCGCTGCCGTTCGATCAGTTGCAGCAAGCGGTCCCGTAGGGTGTCGAGCTGGCTGCGGCCGTTTTCCATCACGCGGTAGCGCCCCTCGAAGCCCAATGCCAGGCACACATACATCAGTTCCAGCGCCGGCAGGCCGGCTTGCGGATTCTGGCTCAGCTTCTGCAGGATCAGGAAGAATTTTTCGCCGCCGAACGCCTCGTTATGGAAGGTCACCAGCAGGCTGCGGCTGGGCCAGGTGTTGCCGCCCCAAGGGGTGGAGGCGATGGTTTCATCGAGCAGCGTGCACAGCGCGTAGCGCGCCGCCGCGATCAGGTCGTGCTCGACCTGCGCCGCCCGCGCCGCCTGTTCGAAGTTGCGCATGGCTTGCACGAGCCCGATGCGTAAGCCCTCCACATCGGGATGGCTGGCCATGCGCCGCAGCGGCAGCACCAGGTCCAGCAGCGGATTGGCCGCGCGCACCAGCGGGTTGAGCCCCAGGCCATGGAGGTGGACGGGGTCGCCGGAGGGCGCCGCCGGTGCCGGTGGCGGTGGCGCCGGCTCGCGCGGCAGCAGCGACGGCGGCTGGGCCGCCGGTGGACGATTGCCGGGCCGCGGCACCAGCATGGTGCGATCGCCGTCCTGCATCGGTTGATCGGGATCAGTGGCACTCACGGTTTCGCTCCCGTCGGGTCATGGCGGCCGCTACTTGCGGATCGCCCAGAATTCCATTTGCAGCCCCGGATACTCGTTCG contains:
- the icmH gene encoding type IVB secretion system protein IcmH/DotU — its product is MSATDPDQPMQDGDRTMLVPRPGNRPPAAQPPSLLPREPAPPPPAPAAPSGDPVHLHGLGLNPLVRAANPLLDLVLPLRRMASHPDVEGLRIGLVQAMRNFEQAARAAQVEHDLIAAARYALCTLLDETIASTPWGGNTWPSRSLLVTFHNEAFGGEKFFLILQKLSQNPQAGLPALELMYVCLALGFEGRYRVMENGRSQLDTLRDRLLQLIERQRGTAGPELSVHWQGQGGKGEPLWRAVPVWIVAAAGAVLLLALQLVLSYRLGQASDPGFANLLSLKAARPPAAAPAPPPATARPPHLATFLAPEIAEGLVSVVDRDGRSTITLRGDGVFASGSGEVAPAHLPLLGRIGAALATVPGRVLVVGHTDNVRPGLSARFPSNYELSRARAATVRDLLALKAGPPARYDVEGHGEAEPLAPNDTPANRARNRRVEIIVATPTPEGGAR